Proteins from one Bacteroidota bacterium genomic window:
- a CDS encoding metallophosphoesterase: MKKRLSIFLFFTISAFAQQHPSIIFLSDTQQPMWIETLRLTEHENEKATKTIFRAIQCESTAVGIFHLGDVTSIGMTDSNWKLFDEFHKDLHVPVYPVIGNHDYYLFQEQALEQFKKRFPKIPTTWYSVVIKSVGVIVLNSNFPKLSDDEHNQQLQWYHEQLARFEYDSTITSVIVLCHHSPYTNSTIVYPSQDVQQKFLVPFFMYNKTSVFMSGHAHAYEHFQKMGKELFVIGGGGGLLHPLLTGKRQRFPDLFSQQSTMRFFHYIECSIQPHSLLFSVRKLRNDFSGFDTVDSISVKFKQ, encoded by the coding sequence ATGAAAAAAAGGCTTTCCATTTTTTTGTTTTTCACAATTTCAGCATTCGCTCAACAACATCCCTCCATCATATTTCTTTCCGATACCCAGCAGCCGATGTGGATTGAAACACTTCGATTAACAGAACATGAGAATGAAAAAGCCACCAAAACAATATTTCGTGCGATTCAATGTGAATCGACCGCCGTCGGAATTTTTCATCTCGGTGATGTTACATCAATAGGAATGACCGATTCGAATTGGAAATTGTTTGATGAATTCCATAAAGACCTCCATGTGCCCGTGTATCCCGTGATTGGCAACCACGATTACTATCTGTTTCAAGAACAGGCTCTCGAACAATTTAAAAAACGATTTCCAAAAATTCCCACCACATGGTATTCGGTGGTGATCAAATCTGTTGGTGTGATTGTATTAAATTCGAATTTCCCAAAATTATCGGACGATGAACATAATCAGCAACTACAATGGTACCACGAACAGCTCGCTCGATTTGAATATGACAGCACCATTACTTCCGTCATCGTTCTTTGTCATCATTCTCCATATACTAATAGTACGATTGTTTATCCTTCGCAGGATGTTCAGCAAAAATTTCTCGTACCGTTTTTTATGTATAACAAAACATCGGTGTTTATGTCCGGGCATGCACATGCGTATGAACATTTTCAAAAAATGGGGAAGGAACTGTTCGTTATCGGCGGGGGTGGCGGCCTGCTGCATCCCTTATTGACTGGTAAAAGACAACGATTTCCCGATCTGTTCAGCCAGCAATCAACAATGCGTTTTTTTCACTACATTGAATGTAGCATACAACCACATTCGCTCCTCTTTTCCGTCAGAAAACTACGAAATGATTTTTCTGGATTTGATACTGTTGATTCGATCTCTGTTAAATTTAAGCAGTAG
- a CDS encoding glycerophosphodiester phosphodiesterase: MNQLFFIFLLVLFSLVTLSCSHDTVVNVPVFVGGGKLISAQPIKPQQLQLLNGVYDVIDGSDQFGKKVVVKRTGKTLSIFTGKNAGLFVFQCGRIDSTLIFEGYWRYTQGGETGLAQFEIPAENNGKPLLQGILPTPSFFFQGKIGNGSAEPTINITLQYNSPLKDTTFVILAHRGGGRNSDRLPESENSLGMIQLAESFGANGIEIDVRLTKDGIPILFHDENFSPRLVNGDYCVGPVSNYTFAAIRTLCTLKNKELVPTLKEALEVVVNKTTLTYVWLDIKSPEAIASAAALQQEYQKKAFAAGRKLDIYIGLSNDELVDRYKKENMVSSADALCELSMEDVRAVNAKVWAPRWTLGPLGSNAQAMHSENRKIFVWTLDQREFILPFLTQGNIDGILTNYPALIAFEYYVFQ; encoded by the coding sequence ATGAATCAACTATTTTTCATATTCCTTTTGGTGTTATTTTCTCTTGTAACATTATCGTGTTCACATGACACGGTAGTAAACGTTCCGGTATTTGTGGGAGGAGGAAAACTGATCAGTGCCCAGCCCATAAAACCACAGCAGCTGCAATTATTGAATGGGGTATACGATGTTATAGACGGTTCAGATCAATTCGGAAAAAAAGTGGTTGTAAAACGTACCGGAAAAACATTGTCGATCTTTACGGGAAAAAATGCCGGACTGTTTGTCTTTCAATGCGGAAGAATAGACTCCACACTTATTTTTGAGGGATATTGGCGATACACGCAGGGGGGTGAAACAGGTTTAGCTCAATTTGAAATCCCTGCCGAAAACAATGGAAAGCCATTGTTGCAAGGAATCCTGCCGACACCGTCATTTTTTTTCCAAGGAAAAATTGGAAATGGGTCTGCCGAACCCACGATCAATATTACCTTGCAATACAACAGTCCGCTGAAGGATACGACGTTTGTTATTCTTGCTCATCGTGGAGGAGGAAGGAATTCAGATCGATTGCCGGAATCAGAGAATAGTCTTGGAATGATACAACTCGCTGAAAGCTTTGGTGCAAATGGAATCGAGATCGATGTGCGATTGACAAAAGACGGGATCCCAATTCTTTTTCATGACGAGAATTTCAGTCCTCGCTTAGTAAACGGGGATTATTGTGTCGGACCGGTTTCGAATTATACATTTGCTGCTATTCGAACACTGTGTACCTTAAAGAATAAAGAACTTGTCCCAACGCTGAAAGAAGCACTCGAAGTGGTTGTCAACAAAACAACATTGACCTATGTCTGGCTGGATATAAAATCACCGGAGGCAATCGCATCCGCAGCTGCACTGCAGCAGGAGTATCAAAAAAAGGCATTTGCTGCCGGGCGAAAATTGGATATTTATATCGGACTGTCCAACGATGAACTGGTGGACAGGTATAAAAAAGAAAACATGGTATCCTCCGCTGATGCATTATGTGAATTATCGATGGAAGATGTCCGTGCGGTTAACGCAAAGGTGTGGGCGCCGCGCTGGACACTTGGTCCGTTGGGAAGCAATGCGCAAGCGATGCATTCCGAAAATCGTAAAATATTTGTCTGGACTCTCGATCAACGAGAATTCATTCTTCCTTTTCTGACACAAGGGAATATTGATGGAATCCTCACAAACTACCCCGCTTTGATAGCTTTTGAATATTATGTATTCCAATAA
- a CDS encoding DUF4382 domain-containing protein produces the protein MKNILVLALLAFLAFGGCASDENPSTTGGKGTMQVSMVDAPATTYDSIIVVVTEVSVHSNASSESWITLSSGTKTYNLLALVNGVEAVMGQTQLSAGTYSQLRLTLGDSCWVYASGVKIALKVPSAEIKLNLNVEIVANVTYKLVLDFDATKSLVTTPTGLVMKPVIKVLTTSSTGYIQGSVNIKSSVSAYGNGDTLSTLTGANNSFKIMYAKPGTYSLTIVSADAMYNDSTLTNISVVSGQVTNVGTINLRTKL, from the coding sequence ATGAAGAATATTTTAGTTCTTGCGTTACTTGCATTCTTGGCATTTGGAGGATGTGCGTCCGATGAAAATCCATCGACGACGGGTGGAAAAGGAACGATGCAAGTCTCAATGGTCGATGCACCAGCAACCACATATGATTCAATTATTGTTGTCGTCACGGAAGTTTCAGTGCACAGTAATGCTTCATCGGAAAGCTGGATCACGTTGAGCAGCGGAACAAAAACATACAACCTTCTTGCCTTGGTGAACGGTGTTGAAGCAGTGATGGGGCAGACGCAGCTTTCTGCCGGCACATATTCACAACTGCGATTGACGTTGGGTGATTCCTGCTGGGTATACGCATCGGGTGTAAAGATCGCCTTGAAAGTTCCGAGTGCAGAGATCAAACTCAACTTAAATGTGGAGATTGTTGCAAATGTTACCTATAAGCTTGTTCTCGATTTTGATGCAACAAAATCGCTTGTCACCACTCCGACTGGATTAGTAATGAAACCGGTTATTAAAGTGTTGACAACATCTTCTACCGGATATATTCAGGGAAGCGTCAACATTAAATCGTCCGTCTCGGCGTACGGAAATGGAGACACACTATCCACACTTACGGGAGCAAATAACTCGTTTAAGATCATGTATGCAAAACCTGGAACATACAGTCTCACTATCGTTTCTGCCGATGCAATGTACAATGATTCGACATTAACAAATATTTCTGTTGTTTCTGGTCAAGTGACTAATGTCGGGACGATTAATTTACGTACAAAACTATAA
- a CDS encoding DoxX family protein, whose amino-acid sequence MLTTLFSTNNDVIGLILRMTVGFIIFPHGAQKMLGWFGGYGFTGTMGFFTGTAKLPYIIGLSVILLEFVGSLLLVAGLGTRLIALGFIGLMIGIIFTSHLQNGFFMNWFSNQSGEGFEYHLLIIGLAFALLIGGAGKYSVDQLIVQ is encoded by the coding sequence ATGCTTACAACACTTTTTTCCACAAACAATGATGTTATCGGATTAATTCTGCGAATGACCGTTGGCTTTATCATTTTTCCACACGGCGCACAAAAAATGCTCGGCTGGTTTGGCGGATATGGTTTTACGGGGACAATGGGATTCTTCACCGGTACCGCAAAACTGCCGTATATTATCGGCCTCTCGGTTATTCTGTTAGAGTTCGTTGGATCGTTGCTGCTGGTTGCAGGATTAGGAACACGACTCATCGCCCTTGGATTTATCGGATTGATGATCGGCATTATTTTTACATCACATCTGCAGAATGGATTTTTTATGAACTGGTTTAGCAACCAGTCCGGCGAAGGATTTGAATACCATTTGCTGATTATCGGCCTTGCATTCGCATTATTGATCGGCGGAGCGGGAAAATATTCTGTCGATCAATTGATCGTTCAATAA
- a CDS encoding Crp/Fnr family transcriptional regulator — MKTQTIPFDSILKSVTHYITLSSEEKKIFCSLLRVKKLRKRQYLLQAGDVSRFEQFVSKGALRAYYLDEKGHERIVQFALEGWWIGDMASFYSGQPATLTIEAMEDSELFQIDRNDFDTLLEKVPKFERFFRILLTNAHIAHQRRVLSHLTGSAKERYLELRSKYPAFEQRIPLRHIASYLGVTPEFLSRMRKKLSKKK; from the coding sequence ATGAAAACACAGACAATACCATTCGATTCCATTCTCAAAAGCGTCACACATTATATTACACTCTCATCGGAAGAGAAGAAAATATTTTGCTCCCTCCTCCGCGTAAAAAAACTCCGAAAGCGACAGTATCTGCTCCAGGCAGGAGACGTTTCACGATTTGAACAGTTCGTGAGCAAAGGGGCTCTCCGAGCTTACTATCTAGATGAAAAGGGACACGAACGGATTGTACAATTTGCACTTGAAGGTTGGTGGATCGGTGACATGGCCAGCTTCTACAGCGGACAACCCGCAACGCTAACTATCGAAGCAATGGAAGATTCAGAATTGTTTCAGATCGACAGAAACGATTTTGATACGTTGTTGGAAAAAGTACCGAAGTTCGAACGGTTCTTTCGTATCTTGCTCACCAATGCGCATATTGCACACCAGCGCCGCGTCCTTTCCCATCTTACGGGAAGTGCGAAGGAACGGTATCTTGAACTCCGCTCAAAATATCCTGCGTTTGAACAGCGCATTCCTCTGCGCCATATCGCTTCATATCTTGGCGTCACTCCGGAATTCCTTAGCCGTATGAGAAAAAAATTGTCAAAAAAGAAATAA
- a CDS encoding fatty acid desaturase: MAQQQSSDSLPESWRMMIAKYQQSDLRKSIWQIVNSYAPFFILLVAMYFALEYSYWITLALAIPAAGFQVRIFIIFHDCTHGSFFKSQKANDIVGIISGLLTFTPYHEWRHNHSIHHATGSDLDNRGTGDIWMLTVKEYLALSTWGRIKYRLYRNPFAMLLIGPPIMFIIAHRFTTEQSGPREKKSVHWTSVTLAVITAAMSYLIGFFPFVMIVLPVIWLSGMFGLWLFYVQHQFDETYWEHHQEWDFFESALKGSSFYKLPKVLQFFSGNIGFHHIHHLSPRIPNYRLEKVQKEVPVFSSVKPVTFFSSFRFLVLRLWDEEQRRLVGFRALKHVRRTRNIA, encoded by the coding sequence ATGGCCCAACAACAATCTTCCGATTCCCTTCCGGAATCATGGCGAATGATGATCGCCAAATATCAGCAATCCGATCTGCGAAAAAGTATTTGGCAGATTGTTAACTCGTATGCACCATTTTTTATTCTGCTTGTGGCAATGTATTTCGCCCTGGAATATTCATACTGGATCACTTTGGCGCTGGCAATCCCGGCTGCCGGATTTCAGGTGCGGATCTTCATTATCTTCCACGACTGCACACACGGATCATTCTTCAAATCTCAAAAAGCGAATGACATTGTCGGAATCATCAGCGGACTTCTCACGTTTACACCCTATCATGAATGGCGGCACAATCATTCCATTCATCATGCCACCGGCAGCGACCTGGACAATCGTGGCACCGGCGATATTTGGATGCTCACCGTAAAAGAATATCTCGCTCTCTCAACCTGGGGACGAATTAAATATCGACTGTATCGAAATCCTTTCGCCATGCTCTTGATTGGCCCACCGATCATGTTCATCATTGCACATCGCTTTACAACAGAACAATCCGGCCCGCGCGAAAAAAAGAGCGTGCATTGGACAAGCGTCACGTTGGCTGTTATCACGGCGGCGATGAGTTACCTGATTGGGTTTTTTCCGTTCGTCATGATTGTGCTGCCTGTTATTTGGCTTTCCGGTATGTTCGGTTTATGGCTCTTTTATGTGCAGCATCAGTTTGATGAGACGTATTGGGAACATCATCAAGAATGGGATTTTTTCGAATCTGCTTTAAAAGGAAGTTCATTTTATAAACTTCCGAAGGTGCTGCAATTCTTCAGCGGGAATATCGGTTTTCACCACATCCATCATCTAAGTCCTCGCATTCCGAATTATCGATTAGAAAAAGTGCAGAAGGAAGTTCCGGTGTTCAGTTCGGTGAAACCAGTCACGTTTTTTTCCAGTTTTCGTTTTCTTGTTCTTCGGCTGTGGGACGAAGAACAACGCAGGCTTGTCGGTTTCCGCGCTTTGAAACATGTGCGACGAACACGGAATATAGCGTAA
- a CDS encoding metallopeptidase family protein, which translates to MTREQFEHIAQEAFDSLPADFRDRVENVQIVVEDYPSDDALGKVKADRTSLLGLYQGIPLTHRGQWYGMSATVPDKISLYQKNIESVCPNEEEIELRIREVLFHELGHYFGMNEAQVRSAMRRFM; encoded by the coding sequence ATGACGCGGGAACAATTTGAGCATATAGCACAGGAGGCGTTTGACAGTCTGCCCGCCGATTTTCGCGACCGTGTGGAAAATGTGCAGATTGTGGTCGAAGATTACCCTTCCGACGATGCGCTCGGCAAAGTGAAGGCCGATCGCACTTCATTGTTGGGGTTGTATCAAGGCATTCCGCTGACACATCGAGGACAATGGTACGGAATGAGCGCAACGGTACCGGACAAGATTTCTTTGTATCAAAAAAACATTGAGTCTGTCTGCCCGAACGAAGAGGAGATTGAGCTGAGAATCCGAGAAGTACTCTTTCATGAGCTTGGACATTATTTTGGGATGAATGAAGCGCAAGTGCGTAGTGCGATGAGACGATTTATGTAA
- a CDS encoding ABC-F family ATP-binding cassette domain-containing protein, whose product MLSLNNLTVNFGERYLFDDISFTINPHDRIGLVGSNGAGKSTLMKIIAGINPPMEGSVNKARFVSVGYLPQDAVVDSDASLYKEVESAFEDVLLIEQELGEAYEKLAVTDHTSEEYLELLEIIGELQHKQEEADAYRLKSKIETVLMGLGFTMQDMEKNVRAFSGGWQMRIALAKLLLKEPSVLLLDEPTNHLDIESLQWLEDYLRNYNGAIMLISHDRAFLDSLTKKTCALSLGNMEIYSGNYSFYEKERVIRKELAMNQKKNQESQLKQTQEFIDRFRYKASKARQVQSRVKQLEKVELIEIEDEEDEIHFHFPQAQSSGRVVMELKNIHKTYPSSDGQVGVEKVVYEDLTYTIERGDRIAIVGVNGAGKSTISKIAAGVEPFQSGERVEGYNVIVSYFAQHQADELSPNKEVLQTVDEVADGEIRMRLRTILGSFLFKGDDVFKKVKVLSGGEKSRLALAKMLLAPANFLIMDEPTNHLDMRSKKVLQEALKEFDGTYLIVSHDRAFLDTIVNKVLEISPNGGVRTYLGNVSDYIAKKKVEKKQLSIDNGQLKAEKRNAEKVAVNAKSEENQKSKVKSETEHSRKNLHQLKKKLEQVEKDIAAVEEQKAMLEKKMAGEEYIKYPLKAKTISAEYDAVTKKLNVLMEEWEKVSSEIE is encoded by the coding sequence ATGCTCTCTCTTAATAATCTTACCGTAAACTTTGGCGAACGTTACTTGTTCGACGATATCTCTTTCACCATCAATCCTCACGATCGCATTGGTCTTGTCGGCAGCAACGGCGCAGGCAAATCCACACTGATGAAAATCATTGCCGGAATCAATCCGCCGATGGAAGGAAGCGTGAACAAAGCGCGATTTGTCTCGGTCGGCTACCTTCCGCAGGATGCCGTGGTTGATTCGGACGCCTCTCTTTATAAAGAGGTGGAGTCTGCATTTGAAGATGTGTTACTGATTGAGCAGGAACTGGGCGAAGCATACGAAAAACTTGCGGTAACAGACCATACTTCTGAAGAATATTTGGAACTGCTTGAAATTATCGGTGAACTACAGCACAAACAGGAAGAAGCAGATGCTTACCGTTTGAAGTCGAAAATCGAAACCGTTTTGATGGGTCTTGGATTTACGATGCAGGATATGGAGAAGAACGTCCGCGCTTTCAGCGGTGGCTGGCAAATGCGTATTGCGCTGGCAAAATTATTATTAAAAGAGCCTTCCGTTTTGCTATTGGACGAACCGACCAACCATTTGGATATCGAATCCTTACAATGGCTGGAAGACTATCTCCGCAATTATAACGGCGCTATTATGCTTATTTCGCATGATCGTGCATTCCTCGATTCACTTACGAAAAAAACCTGTGCTCTTTCGCTTGGTAATATGGAGATCTATTCGGGCAATTATTCATTCTATGAAAAAGAACGAGTAATCCGCAAAGAGCTCGCAATGAACCAGAAAAAGAATCAAGAATCCCAATTAAAGCAGACGCAGGAGTTCATTGATCGCTTTCGTTACAAAGCAAGTAAAGCAAGACAGGTTCAAAGTCGTGTGAAGCAATTGGAGAAAGTGGAACTGATTGAGATCGAAGATGAAGAGGATGAGATCCATTTCCATTTTCCGCAGGCGCAATCCAGCGGCCGTGTGGTGATGGAACTGAAGAATATTCACAAAACATATCCATCATCGGATGGACAAGTGGGTGTGGAGAAAGTTGTGTATGAAGATCTCACCTATACAATTGAACGGGGAGACCGCATTGCTATCGTTGGCGTGAACGGGGCAGGAAAGTCTACCATTTCCAAGATTGCTGCGGGAGTGGAGCCATTTCAGTCGGGCGAGCGGGTAGAAGGATACAATGTAATCGTCTCGTACTTCGCGCAGCATCAGGCGGATGAATTGAGTCCGAACAAAGAGGTGCTGCAGACAGTGGATGAAGTTGCAGATGGGGAAATTCGTATGAGATTGCGGACTATTCTGGGATCATTCCTTTTTAAGGGAGATGATGTCTTCAAAAAAGTGAAAGTTCTTTCCGGCGGAGAAAAGAGTCGTTTGGCATTGGCGAAAATGCTTCTTGCTCCAGCCAATTTCCTGATTATGGACGAACCGACGAACCATTTGGACATGCGTTCCAAAAAAGTGTTGCAGGAAGCTCTCAAAGAATTCGATGGAACGTATCTGATCGTTTCGCATGATCGCGCATTTTTGGATACGATCGTTAACAAAGTGCTGGAGATTTCTCCGAATGGCGGTGTCCGTACATACCTCGGTAACGTGAGCGATTATATCGCGAAGAAAAAAGTGGAAAAGAAACAACTGTCAATTGACAATGGACAATTGAAGGCGGAGAAGAGAAATGCTGAAAAGGTCGCGGTCAATGCAAAGAGTGAAGAAAATCAGAAGTCAAAAGTTAAAAGTGAAACAGAGCATTCGAGGAAAAATTTACATCAGTTAAAGAAAAAATTAGAACAAGTGGAAAAAGATATCGCTGCTGTTGAAGAGCAGAAAGCAATGTTGGAAAAGAAAATGGCGGGCGAAGAGTACATTAAGTATCCGTTGAAAGCAAAAACCATTTCGGCAGAATATGATGCTGTCACGAAAAAACTGAATGTGTTGATGGAAGAGTGGGAAAAAGTTTCTTCAGAAATAGAATAA